Sequence from the Thermomonas sp. HDW16 genome:
CAGCCCGCCCGAGCAACGCGGCACCGCCGTCGGCCGGGTAATGCTGGGCCTGTCGGTGGCCTTGCTGGTCGGCAATCCACTGGCGACCTGGCTGGGACAGGTGTTCGGTTGGCGGATCGCGTTCGTGCTGGTCAGCCTGATCGCGCTGGCGACGGTGGCGATGACTGCCTGGCGCTTGCCCGCAGGCATGGGCGCGCCGCGTACGGATGCGTTGCGCGAACTGCGCGACTTCAACCGTGCGCCGATCTGGCTGACGCTGGGCATCGGCGCGATTGGTTTCTCCGGCATGTTCGCGGTGTTCAGTTACCTCACGCCCGCCTTGTTGCAGGTCACCGGTGTTGGCGAGGGCTTCATTCCGTTCGCGCTGATGGCCTTCGGCGTGGGCAGCATCTTCGGCACCCTGGCGGGTGGCTGGTTGTTCGATCGTTTCGGCTTCCGCGGTGCCGGCATCGTGCTGGTGTGGTCGATGCTGTTGCTGCTGCTGTTCCCGCTGGCCGCGCAGTCCGCCTGGACGGTGCTGCCGCTGGTGGTGGCGGTGGGCTCGATGGGCGCACTCGGGCCAGTGCTGCAATCGCACCTGATGGACGTGGCGCGCGATGCGCAGACGCTGGCCGCCGCTTCCCACCACGCCGCGTTCAATGCGGCGAATGCGCTGGGCCCGTGGTTGGGCGGGATGGCGATCACCGCCGGTTACGGCTGGACGTCGACGGGCTATGTCGGTGCGGCGACCGCACTTGGCGGCTTGCTGATCTACGCATTGGCGCAGCGCAACCTGCGTGGTCGCGATTCACTACCGGACGCGGCGTCCGGTTAAGCGCTCGAAGACGCGAGTTCGATGCGAAGCCGTTCGGTGGCATCGATCAACTCCGGGAAGAACACCTCGAACGCAGCGTCAATGTCCGCTTCGTTCGCACGCAACACGGCGAGGCATTCGACCAAGCGTTCGCCATTGCGCGACAAACGGGTGGCGATGCCGCGCACCGCGCCATCCACGTTCTCGCGCCGTGCATACGAGCCCAACCAGTCGTGCGTGGCCATGCGCGGGGCGATGGCATGCAGGCGCGGCGGCAGTTCGTCGCGGTGTTCGCGCAGCACGCGATAGACGCGTGAGGTGAACGCATCGAGCGATGTGTCGTTCCAACGCTGCCAATCGCGCGCCAGCAGGTGGTCGAAATACACATCCAGCACGATGCCCGAATAGCGGCGCAGCGGGCCGAACAGTGCGCGCGCGGCGACGACGGCCGGATGGTCGTCGGTGTAACGGTCGATGCGGCGATGGCGGACGATTTCCACCCGCACCGATGGCCGCCAGTCCTCCAGTATCGATTTTCCGAACACGAAATCGCCGAGCAGGCCGCCGAGGATGGCATCGTCCGAATAGCGGGCAAGCCAGGTGTGTGCGAGGTAGTTCACGGCCCGATGTTAACGGTGTGGCGTTGCGATCAGCGTTGAACGACGGGTTGGCAATCCGCGCGCATCGGTTTGCCGTCGATGCCGACGCAGACACGGAAGTCGCGCAGGCCGGCGATCTGCCGGGTCTGCCCGCGTGCCACGGTGAAGTGTTGCAACGGGGCCAGTGCGCAATCGGGCTTGCCGGCGCAGGCATCCGGGTACAGCGTGTAATGGCAGAGGCCGCTGTCGCTGGCCTTGCATTCGAAACGGGCGACGCCGTCCTTGACCTGTGCCTTGCTGTAGAGCACGTCGTGGCCGTTGTTGCCGATGCGATTGCTGAAGGTCGTGCCGTCGGTGCCGCAGGCGGAGAGGATCAGCAGCAAGGGCGACAACAACAATCGGGCGATGGCGATGAGCTTGGGCATGTCTTCCCTCACATGTGCTTGAACAGGGCCATGAACGGCTGGCTGACGGTCAGTGTTTCCGGGCGATGGCGCAGGCGCACGGTGCCGCGGCCGCTGTCGTCGCGGACGATGCCGGCGATGGCTTTCAGGTTGACGATGGTGGAGCGATGGATCTGCTTGAAGGTGTTCGCATCCAGCCGCGGCAGCAGTTCGCGCAGCGGCGTGCGCAGCAGGGCTTCGCCTTCGGCGGTGACCACCGTGGTGTACTTGTGGTCGGCTTGGAAATAGGCCACGTCATCGACCAGGATCAGCCGGGTTTCGCGGCCAGCGCTTGCGGTCAGCCAGGTCAGCGGCTCCACCGCACTGGCGGCATTCGGCAATGCGCCGAGTTTGTCGAGCAGGGCGGCGAGCGTGGCCGCATCGGGCAGTGCGTCGCGCGCTTGCAAACGTTCCACGGTTGCCAGCAGCCGTTCCGGCTTCACCGGCTTCAGCAGGTAATCGATCGCGCCGCGTTCGAAGGCGTCGATGGCGTACTGGTCGTAGGCGGTGACGAACACGATCTGCGTCTTCGGGCTGGCCTCGGCGGCGAGTGCCGCGACTTCAAGGCCGGTCAGGCCGGGCATGCGGATGTCGAGGAAGGCGACATCCGGCTGGTGTTCGGCCAGAGCTTCGACCGCACTGGCGCCGTCTTCGCAT
This genomic interval carries:
- a CDS encoding MFS transporter, which produces MGGFAIGTSEFVIMGLITEMARDLGVTEPQVGHVISAYALGVVVGAPLLAIWGAKRRRRSLLLGFMGFYAVGNLACALAPDYHSLMLARFIDGLPHGAYFGVAALVAAHISPPEQRGTAVGRVMLGLSVALLVGNPLATWLGQVFGWRIAFVLVSLIALATVAMTAWRLPAGMGAPRTDALRELRDFNRAPIWLTLGIGAIGFSGMFAVFSYLTPALLQVTGVGEGFIPFALMAFGVGSIFGTLAGGWLFDRFGFRGAGIVLVWSMLLLLLFPLAAQSAWTVLPLVVAVGSMGALGPVLQSHLMDVARDAQTLAAASHHAAFNAANALGPWLGGMAITAGYGWTSTGYVGAATALGGLLIYALAQRNLRGRDSLPDAASG
- a CDS encoding ACP phosphodiesterase produces the protein MNYLAHTWLARYSDDAILGGLLGDFVFGKSILEDWRPSVRVEIVRHRRIDRYTDDHPAVVAARALFGPLRRYSGIVLDVYFDHLLARDWQRWNDTSLDAFTSRVYRVLREHRDELPPRLHAIAPRMATHDWLGSYARRENVDGAVRGIATRLSRNGERLVECLAVLRANEADIDAAFEVFFPELIDATERLRIELASSSA
- a CDS encoding LytTR family DNA-binding domain-containing protein; this translates as MTETRTCIVAEDETILRHALVAELQRAWPSLRVVAECEDGASAVEALAEHQPDVAFLDIRMPGLTGLEVAALAAEASPKTQIVFVTAYDQYAIDAFERGAIDYLLKPVKPERLLATVERLQARDALPDAATLAALLDKLGALPNAASAVEPLTWLTASAGRETRLILVDDVAYFQADHKYTTVVTAEGEALLRTPLRELLPRLDANTFKQIHRSTIVNLKAIAGIVRDDSGRGTVRLRHRPETLTVSQPFMALFKHM